Proteins co-encoded in one Kocuria flava genomic window:
- the nadC gene encoding carboxylating nicotinate-nucleotide diphosphorylase has protein sequence MLTRAAITEVVERGLAEDAPWGDLTSEHLIPATTTARAGLVARESGVFSGGEVLAAAFAAADPAVAVERHLADGDRFEAGTVLATVTGPARGVLTGERLALNLVQRMCGIATLTARYVAEVETAVARVEQAANLPAGTITRTRVADTRKTTPGLRALEKHAVVSGGGHNHRHGLSDAVMAKDNHLALLTADGTDLTGALRRLRRRLPHTVHLEVEVDRLDQIEPVLAGGADTVLLDNFSVPDLVSGVAIVDGRATVEASGGVRLETIGEIAATGVDVISVGALTHSARSLDLGLDVRLD, from the coding sequence ACGCCCCGTGGGGCGACCTCACCTCCGAGCACCTCATCCCCGCGACCACCACGGCCCGGGCCGGGCTCGTGGCCCGTGAGTCCGGGGTGTTCTCCGGCGGGGAGGTCCTCGCCGCCGCCTTCGCGGCCGCCGACCCGGCCGTGGCCGTCGAGCGCCACCTCGCCGACGGCGACCGGTTCGAGGCCGGCACGGTGCTCGCGACCGTCACCGGGCCCGCCCGCGGGGTGCTCACCGGCGAGCGCCTGGCCCTGAACCTCGTCCAGCGCATGTGCGGGATCGCGACGCTGACCGCCCGCTACGTCGCGGAGGTCGAGACCGCCGTGGCCCGCGTGGAGCAGGCCGCGAACCTGCCGGCCGGCACGATCACCCGCACCCGGGTCGCCGACACCCGCAAGACCACCCCGGGGCTGCGCGCGCTCGAGAAGCACGCCGTGGTCAGCGGCGGCGGGCACAACCACCGCCACGGCCTCTCGGACGCCGTGATGGCCAAGGACAACCACCTCGCCCTGCTCACGGCCGACGGCACCGACCTGACCGGGGCGCTGCGGCGGCTGCGCCGTCGGCTGCCGCACACCGTCCACCTCGAGGTGGAGGTCGACCGCCTCGACCAGATCGAGCCCGTTCTCGCCGGCGGGGCGGACACCGTCCTGCTCGACAACTTCTCCGTGCCCGACCTCGTGAGCGGGGTCGCGATCGTCGACGGCCGCGCGACCGTGGAGGCCTCCGGCGGGGTGCGCCTGGAGACGATCGGGGAGATCGCGGCCACCGGCGTGGACGTGATCTCGGTCGGCGCGCTCACCCACTCGGCCCGCAGCCTCGACCTGGGCCTCGACGTCCGGCTGGACTGA
- a CDS encoding cysteine desulfurase family protein: MLYLDHAATSPVRREVLEAMWPYLTGEFGNASSTHELGRRAQAGLEEARAGIAAVLNCRPAEVVLTSGGTEADNLAVKGIALGRRDRDPALRHVVTSAVEHRAVLDSARDLARWDGFAHTELGVGPDGLVDPAELAGAVRPGTAVVSVMHANNETGAVQEIAELAAVARARQVPFHTDAVQAAGSLELDVQALDVAALSLAGHKLGAPKGTGALYLRRGTPLRPLLSGGGHERGRRPGTSDVAGAVGLATALRLAAEERPDRTRRLGAVRDRLISGVLAAVPGAVLTGPDPREQPGSRLPGHASFCFPGVNGETVLVDLEARGLLVSSGSACSAGSTEPSHVLTAMGLPPEVATTAVRFSLAPGTTAEQVDDVVAAVREVVGRLLGARG; the protein is encoded by the coding sequence GTGCTCTATCTCGACCACGCCGCCACCTCCCCCGTGCGCCGGGAGGTGCTGGAGGCCATGTGGCCGTACCTGACCGGCGAGTTCGGCAACGCCTCGAGCACCCACGAGCTGGGCCGGCGCGCGCAGGCCGGCCTCGAGGAGGCCCGCGCGGGCATCGCCGCCGTGCTGAACTGCCGCCCCGCCGAGGTGGTCCTGACCTCGGGCGGGACGGAGGCGGACAACCTGGCCGTGAAGGGCATCGCCCTGGGCCGCCGCGACCGGGACCCGGCGCTGCGCCACGTCGTGACGAGCGCGGTCGAGCACCGCGCGGTCCTGGACTCCGCCCGGGACCTGGCCCGCTGGGACGGTTTCGCGCACACCGAGCTCGGCGTCGGCCCCGACGGGCTCGTGGACCCCGCCGAGCTCGCGGGGGCTGTTCGCCCGGGCACGGCGGTGGTATCCGTGATGCATGCGAACAACGAGACGGGTGCGGTCCAGGAGATCGCCGAGCTGGCTGCGGTGGCTCGGGCGCGGCAGGTCCCGTTCCATACGGATGCGGTCCAGGCGGCCGGGTCGCTGGAGCTGGACGTACAAGCGCTCGACGTGGCGGCGCTGAGCCTGGCCGGCCACAAGCTCGGGGCGCCCAAGGGCACCGGCGCCCTCTACCTCCGCCGCGGCACGCCGCTGCGGCCGCTGCTGAGCGGCGGCGGGCACGAGCGCGGCCGCCGCCCGGGCACCTCCGACGTGGCGGGCGCCGTGGGGCTGGCCACCGCCCTGCGGCTGGCCGCCGAGGAGCGTCCGGACCGGACCCGCCGGCTGGGCGCGGTGCGCGACCGGTTGATCAGCGGCGTCCTGGCCGCCGTGCCCGGTGCGGTCCTCACGGGTCCCGACCCGCGGGAGCAGCCGGGGTCACGGCTGCCCGGGCACGCGTCCTTCTGCTTCCCCGGGGTCAACGGCGAGACGGTGCTCGTGGACCTCGAGGCGCGCGGGCTGCTGGTCTCCTCCGGGTCGGCCTGCTCCGCCGGGAGCACCGAGCCCTCGCACGTGCTGACCGCGATGGGTCTCCCGCCCGAGGTGGCGACGACGGCGGTGCGCTTCAGCCTCGCCCCCGGTACGACCGCCGAGCAGGTCGACGACGTCGTGGCCGCGGTCCGGGAGGTCGTCGGCCGGCTGCTGGGCGCCCGCGGCTGA
- a CDS encoding MFS transporter, with translation MSAPATPQLEQLSRQEKRREARRVVVSSYLGSTIEFYDFLLYATAAALVFPHVFFTGLDPLAATIASYGTFAAGYVARPLGGVVFGHFGDRLGRKKMLVLSMLVMGLASAFIGLVPPESAIGSWGAIILVTLRFLQGIAIGGEWGDAALMALEHAEPSRRGYAASFVNAGAPSGAALGTFVMGIFASLPEEQFLSWGWRVPFLFSFALLVVGLVIRARISESPIFRAAVEAADQQETRPKLPLWSILRRPKNVVLVMLGGAAGFALQVFMASFAVTYAVENGAERQPVLYAFATASLLSVGVVVLMGKVSDRVGRRPLMLIGMVLFMALLQPVFAWFASASIPLIFLAFLVGLVCHSMIYGPLAAFISEQFGTTARYTGASVGYQMATLLGAGFTPTIVAGLYGAEGQIGRVVLYLGVLTLVSGTAILLTRESKDIDLTTYEH, from the coding sequence ATGTCCGCACCCGCCACGCCGCAGCTCGAGCAGCTGAGCCGGCAGGAGAAGCGCCGCGAGGCGCGCCGCGTCGTCGTCTCCAGCTACCTCGGCAGCACCATCGAGTTCTACGACTTCCTGCTCTACGCCACCGCCGCCGCGCTGGTGTTCCCGCACGTCTTCTTCACCGGGCTCGATCCCCTGGCCGCGACGATCGCCTCCTACGGCACCTTTGCCGCCGGCTACGTGGCGCGTCCGCTGGGCGGGGTGGTCTTCGGCCACTTCGGCGACCGGCTGGGCCGGAAGAAGATGCTCGTGCTGTCCATGCTCGTCATGGGCCTGGCCTCGGCGTTCATCGGCCTCGTCCCGCCGGAGTCCGCCATCGGGTCGTGGGGCGCGATCATCCTCGTGACCCTGCGCTTCCTCCAGGGCATCGCCATCGGCGGCGAGTGGGGCGACGCGGCTCTGATGGCCCTCGAGCACGCCGAGCCGAGCAGGCGCGGCTACGCTGCCTCCTTCGTCAACGCCGGCGCTCCCTCCGGTGCCGCGCTGGGCACGTTCGTCATGGGGATCTTCGCCTCCCTGCCCGAGGAGCAGTTCCTGTCCTGGGGCTGGCGGGTGCCCTTCCTGTTCTCCTTCGCGCTGCTGGTCGTGGGCCTGGTCATCCGGGCGCGGATCTCCGAGAGCCCGATCTTCCGGGCGGCCGTGGAAGCGGCCGACCAGCAGGAGACCAGGCCGAAGCTGCCCCTGTGGAGCATCCTGCGCCGGCCCAAGAACGTCGTCCTCGTCATGCTGGGCGGCGCCGCCGGCTTCGCCCTGCAGGTGTTCATGGCCTCCTTCGCCGTCACCTACGCCGTGGAGAACGGCGCCGAGCGCCAGCCGGTGCTCTACGCCTTCGCGACCGCGTCGCTGCTGAGCGTCGGCGTGGTCGTGCTCATGGGGAAGGTCTCGGACCGGGTCGGCCGCCGCCCGCTGATGCTCATCGGCATGGTCCTGTTCATGGCCCTGCTCCAGCCCGTCTTCGCCTGGTTCGCCTCCGCCAGCATCCCCCTGATCTTCCTCGCCTTCCTCGTCGGGCTCGTCTGCCACAGCATGATCTACGGGCCGCTGGCCGCCTTCATCTCCGAGCAGTTCGGCACCACTGCCCGCTACACCGGGGCCTCCGTGGGCTACCAGATGGCCACCCTCCTGGGCGCCGGCTTCACCCCGACGATCGTGGCCGGGCTCTACGGTGCGGAGGGCCAGATCGGGCGGGTCGTCCTCTACCTCGGCGTCCTGACGCTGGTCAGCGGCACGGCGATCCTGCTGACCCGGGAGTCCAAGGACATCGACCTGACCACCTACGAGCACTGA
- a CDS encoding acyl-CoA synthetase: MRNQGIGSWLDRRLAKSADRTAVVHGGRTLTYAQLHERFHRLAGALAEAGVGRRDRVASLGENSPAFLEALFAAGLLGAVLVPINTRLASPEVCYQLEDAGVSVLVHDAGLTGLAVPAARDLPGITRWVVAEEPVQGTPTLDAVVAGARPWTEDVPVGLEDLAVILYTSGTTGRPKGACLTHGNFTWNCVNVLVDYDVSADEVALMISPMFHVASLGMGVLPILLKGATLVLESRFEPGRVLELIERHRVTWLSGVPTTYQMLCEHPDWARTDLSSLRKLTCGGSAVPMRVLDAYEDRGLAFTASYGMTETSPGATNLPAARSREKAGSSGLPHFFSDVRVVGPDGSPAAPGETGEILLSGPNVITEYWNRPDAAGSFEDGWFHSGDLGHLDADGFLFVSDRMKDMIISGGENVYPAEVEAAILELPAVAAVAVIGVPDEKWGEVPHAVVVPREGHDLTAEALQERLAGRLARYKVPKTLTLVDEMPRTASGKIRKNVLRSELRPEVAR; encoded by the coding sequence ATGCGCAATCAGGGAATCGGTTCCTGGCTGGACCGCCGGCTCGCGAAGTCCGCCGACCGGACGGCCGTCGTCCACGGCGGGCGCACGCTGACCTATGCCCAGCTGCACGAGCGCTTCCACCGCCTGGCCGGGGCCCTCGCGGAGGCCGGCGTGGGGCGGCGCGACCGGGTGGCCTCCCTGGGCGAGAACAGCCCCGCCTTCCTGGAGGCGCTCTTCGCGGCCGGGCTGCTGGGGGCGGTGCTCGTGCCGATCAACACCCGCCTGGCGTCCCCGGAGGTCTGCTACCAGCTCGAGGACGCCGGCGTCTCCGTCCTCGTGCACGACGCCGGGCTGACCGGCCTGGCCGTGCCGGCCGCCCGGGACCTGCCGGGGATCACCCGGTGGGTCGTGGCCGAGGAGCCGGTCCAGGGCACGCCCACGCTCGACGCGGTGGTCGCCGGGGCGCGGCCGTGGACGGAGGACGTCCCGGTCGGGCTCGAGGACCTCGCCGTGATCCTCTACACCTCCGGCACCACGGGCCGGCCCAAGGGCGCGTGCCTGACCCACGGCAACTTCACGTGGAACTGCGTCAACGTGCTCGTGGACTACGACGTCTCGGCCGACGAGGTCGCCCTGATGATCTCCCCGATGTTCCACGTCGCCTCCCTGGGGATGGGCGTGCTGCCGATCCTGCTCAAGGGCGCGACCCTCGTCCTGGAGTCCCGCTTCGAGCCCGGCCGCGTGCTCGAGCTCATCGAGCGGCACCGGGTCACCTGGCTCTCCGGGGTGCCCACGACCTACCAGATGCTGTGCGAGCACCCGGACTGGGCGCGCACCGACCTCTCCTCGCTGCGCAAGCTCACCTGCGGCGGCTCGGCCGTGCCGATGCGGGTCCTCGACGCCTACGAGGACCGCGGGCTGGCCTTCACCGCCAGCTACGGGATGACGGAGACCTCCCCCGGGGCCACGAACCTGCCCGCGGCCCGCTCCCGCGAGAAGGCCGGGTCCTCGGGGCTGCCGCACTTCTTCTCCGACGTGCGGGTCGTCGGCCCCGACGGGAGCCCGGCCGCGCCGGGGGAGACGGGCGAGATCCTGCTCTCGGGGCCCAACGTCATCACCGAGTACTGGAACCGCCCCGACGCGGCCGGGTCCTTCGAGGACGGCTGGTTCCACTCCGGGGACCTGGGGCACCTGGACGCGGACGGCTTCCTGTTCGTCTCCGACCGGATGAAGGACATGATCATCTCCGGCGGGGAGAACGTGTACCCGGCCGAGGTCGAGGCCGCGATCCTCGAGCTGCCCGCGGTGGCCGCCGTCGCGGTGATCGGGGTCCCCGACGAGAAGTGGGGGGAGGTGCCGCACGCCGTCGTCGTCCCCCGCGAGGGCCACGACCTCACCGCGGAGGCGCTCCAGGAGCGCCTGGCGGGGCGCTTGGCCCGCTACAAGGTCCCCAAGACGCTCACGCTCGTGGACGAGATGCCGCGCACCGCCTCCGGGAAGATCCGCAAGAACGTCCTGCGCTCCGAGCTGCGGCCGGAGGTCGCCCGCTGA
- a CDS encoding MarR family winged helix-turn-helix transcriptional regulator gives MTPRTPAAPASPAPAAPPAGAAGSDDGAAGPDRLAGAGLAAEPFFLMARASTMGSSQANRALTELGLKVRHYSVLGLACSGLEPTQRELSQFLVLDPSQIVAIIDELERRGAVERRTDPRDRRSKILVPTPAGEELYARARELVAGATARSLAALTEEERDRLLDLLRRAAF, from the coding sequence ATGACGCCCCGCACCCCTGCCGCCCCCGCCTCCCCGGCGCCCGCCGCCCCGCCCGCCGGTGCGGCGGGGTCCGACGACGGCGCCGCGGGCCCCGACCGTCTCGCCGGGGCCGGCCTGGCGGCGGAGCCGTTCTTCCTGATGGCCCGGGCCTCCACGATGGGCTCCTCGCAGGCCAACCGGGCGCTCACGGAGCTCGGGCTGAAGGTGCGCCACTACTCCGTGCTGGGCCTGGCCTGCAGCGGTCTCGAGCCGACGCAGCGGGAGCTCAGCCAGTTCCTCGTCCTGGACCCCAGCCAGATCGTCGCCATCATCGACGAGCTCGAGCGGCGGGGCGCCGTCGAGCGCCGCACCGATCCCCGCGACCGCCGCTCGAAGATCCTCGTCCCCACGCCCGCGGGCGAGGAGCTCTACGCCCGGGCCCGGGAGCTCGTGGCCGGCGCCACGGCGCGCTCGCTGGCGGCCCTGACGGAGGAGGAGCGGGACAGGCTGCTGGACCTGCTGCGCCGGGCGGCGTTCTAG
- a CDS encoding SDR family NAD(P)-dependent oxidoreductase — translation MAQDTAPLDGKVAVVTGSGQGLGLAYAQELARQGAAVVINDVDRQTAENAVATITRSGGRAVAVVAPVGSTETATALVDGAVEAFGRLDVLVTNAGVLRDKSLLKMTDEDFDLVIQVHLRGTFTCVREAYRYFKDNGVAGRIITIGSPTGQYGNFGQTNYAAAKAGIVGMVRTWALEMKKAGVTANAVIPVAATAMTETVPYFRAAVEADRAGEPMPEFFRKELGFGSAADVAGLVAYLASDDAAGIPGQAIGAGGDRLQVFSHPAPVVTEHRDGCWSFEALREQFPAIAAGRLQPVGETLPPLPAELQPAPADAR, via the coding sequence ATGGCTCAGGACACCGCACCCCTGGACGGCAAGGTCGCCGTCGTCACCGGCTCCGGTCAGGGCCTCGGCCTCGCCTACGCCCAGGAGCTCGCCCGGCAGGGTGCCGCCGTCGTGATCAACGACGTCGACCGGCAGACCGCCGAGAACGCCGTCGCCACGATCACCCGGTCCGGCGGGCGCGCCGTCGCCGTCGTCGCCCCCGTGGGCTCCACCGAGACCGCGACCGCCCTCGTGGACGGGGCCGTGGAGGCCTTCGGGCGGCTCGACGTCCTGGTCACCAACGCCGGGGTGCTGCGCGACAAGTCGCTGCTGAAGATGACCGACGAGGACTTCGACCTCGTGATCCAGGTGCACCTGCGCGGCACCTTCACCTGCGTGCGCGAGGCCTACCGGTACTTCAAGGACAACGGGGTGGCCGGGCGGATCATCACCATCGGCTCCCCCACCGGCCAGTACGGCAACTTCGGCCAGACCAACTACGCCGCCGCCAAGGCCGGGATCGTGGGCATGGTCCGCACCTGGGCCCTGGAGATGAAGAAGGCCGGGGTCACCGCCAACGCCGTCATCCCCGTCGCGGCCACCGCCATGACCGAGACCGTCCCCTACTTCCGCGCCGCCGTCGAGGCCGACCGGGCCGGCGAGCCCATGCCGGAGTTCTTCCGCAAGGAGCTCGGCTTCGGCAGCGCCGCCGACGTCGCCGGGCTGGTGGCCTACCTGGCCTCCGACGACGCCGCCGGGATCCCCGGCCAGGCCATCGGCGCCGGCGGCGACCGGCTGCAGGTCTTCTCCCACCCGGCCCCGGTGGTCACCGAGCACCGCGACGGCTGCTGGAGCTTCGAGGCCCTGCGCGAGCAGTTCCCGGCGATCGCGGCGGGCCGGCTCCAGCCGGTCGGCGAGACGCTGCCGCCGCTGCCCGCCGAGCTGCAGCCCGCCCCCGCCGACGCCCGCTGA
- a CDS encoding amidohydrolase family protein gives MHVHIECSDHGHPSLPATLTEASAKYFKAEDRSPSLDTIAERYRQWRMAAVVFTVDATTALGHEPNSIEEIAAGAARNNDVLIPFGSVDPLQGARAVERVKELVEGHGVKGFKFHPSLQNFDPSDQQFYPIYEAIQALGVPALFHTGQNGMGAGLPGGGGIKLAYSNPLLLDAVAADFPELQVIMAHPSVPWQEEANSIATHKANVWIDLSGWSPKYFPESLVKASNRMLQDKVLFGTDYPLITPQKWLGAFEQQSFTDEVRPKILKHNAVRLLGLDGARA, from the coding sequence ATGCACGTGCACATCGAGTGCTCCGACCACGGGCACCCGTCCCTGCCCGCGACCCTCACGGAGGCGTCGGCCAAGTACTTCAAGGCCGAGGACCGTTCCCCCTCCCTGGACACCATCGCCGAGCGCTACCGGCAGTGGCGGATGGCCGCCGTCGTCTTCACCGTGGACGCCACCACCGCCCTGGGCCACGAGCCCAACTCGATCGAGGAGATCGCCGCGGGGGCGGCGCGCAACAACGACGTCCTCATCCCCTTCGGCTCCGTGGACCCGCTCCAGGGCGCCCGCGCGGTGGAGCGGGTCAAGGAGCTCGTCGAGGGCCACGGGGTCAAGGGCTTCAAGTTCCACCCCTCCCTGCAGAACTTCGACCCCTCGGACCAGCAGTTCTACCCGATCTACGAGGCGATCCAGGCCCTCGGCGTGCCCGCCCTGTTCCACACCGGGCAGAACGGCATGGGCGCAGGCCTCCCCGGCGGCGGCGGCATCAAGCTCGCCTACTCCAACCCGCTGCTGCTCGACGCCGTGGCCGCGGACTTCCCCGAGCTGCAGGTCATCATGGCCCACCCCTCGGTGCCGTGGCAGGAGGAGGCCAACTCGATCGCCACGCACAAGGCCAACGTGTGGATCGACCTCTCCGGCTGGTCGCCGAAGTACTTCCCCGAGTCCCTGGTCAAGGCCTCGAACCGGATGCTGCAGGACAAGGTCCTCTTCGGCACCGACTACCCGCTGATCACCCCCCAGAAGTGGCTGGGGGCCTTCGAGCAGCAGTCGTTCACCGACGAGGTCCGCCCGAAGATCCTCAAGCACAACGCGGTGCGCCTGCTCGGCCTGGACGGGGCGCGGGCGTGA
- a CDS encoding MaoC family dehydratase produces MSAAQTQARTVVAFDEVKDLIGTDLGHSAWREVTQEQVNTFADATDDHQWIHVDPERAAEGPFGAPIAHGFLTLSLLIPMWSELFDVTGVRTKVNYGLDKVRFTSPVKVGARIRMTVTITDVQEVKGSGLHLVADATIEIEGEERPAVVATFLNRFYA; encoded by the coding sequence ATGAGCGCAGCACAGACCCAGGCCCGCACCGTCGTCGCCTTCGACGAGGTCAAGGACCTGATCGGCACCGACCTCGGCCACTCCGCCTGGCGGGAGGTCACCCAGGAGCAGGTGAACACCTTCGCCGACGCCACCGACGACCACCAGTGGATCCACGTGGACCCCGAGCGGGCCGCGGAGGGGCCCTTCGGTGCGCCCATCGCCCACGGCTTCCTCACCCTGTCCCTGCTCATCCCCATGTGGTCCGAGCTCTTCGACGTCACCGGGGTGCGGACCAAGGTCAACTACGGCCTCGACAAGGTCCGTTTCACCTCCCCGGTGAAGGTCGGCGCCCGCATCCGCATGACGGTGACGATCACCGACGTGCAGGAGGTCAAGGGCAGCGGCCTGCACCTCGTGGCCGACGCCACGATCGAGATCGAGGGCGAGGAGCGCCCCGCCGTCGTCGCCACGTTCCTCAACCGCTTCTACGCCTGA
- a CDS encoding NAD(P)-dependent malic enzyme: protein MSTQDQQSAPITSEEIFAKHEGGKLSVVAKSLLATRRDLSIAYTPGVAEVSRAVAADPAKADTHTWAGRLVAVVSDGSAVLGLGDIGPAASLPVMEGKAALFKEFGGLDSIPIVLDTQDVDEIVRTVKLLRPSFGAVNLEDISAPRCFEIEARLIEELDIPVMHDDQHGTAVVVLAALLNAAALVGKDLAGLKVVIAGAGAAGIAITEILLAQGTEDVVLMDSRGIVSRERDDLNEIKAGYAARTNPRGLIGGPKDALEGADVFVGVSGGKIPEEHLTELAEDAIVFALANPDPEIMPDVAAKYASVVATGRSDFPNQINNVLAFPGIFRGALDAGARRITAAMKLAAAKAIAAIAEQDGLAPEHIVPSALDPRVAPAVAEAVAAAAQETGTAQGTATA, encoded by the coding sequence ATGAGCACCCAGGACCAGCAGTCCGCCCCGATCACGTCCGAGGAGATCTTCGCCAAGCACGAGGGCGGGAAGCTCTCGGTGGTCGCGAAGTCCCTGCTGGCCACCCGCCGGGACCTGTCCATCGCCTACACCCCCGGTGTCGCCGAGGTCTCCCGGGCGGTGGCCGCGGACCCGGCGAAGGCGGACACCCACACCTGGGCGGGCCGGTTGGTGGCGGTGGTCTCCGACGGCTCGGCCGTGCTGGGTCTGGGCGACATCGGCCCGGCCGCGTCCCTGCCGGTGATGGAGGGCAAGGCCGCGCTGTTCAAGGAGTTCGGCGGGCTGGACTCGATCCCGATCGTGCTCGACACCCAGGACGTGGACGAGATCGTGCGCACCGTGAAGCTGCTGCGCCCGTCCTTCGGAGCGGTGAACCTCGAGGACATCTCCGCCCCGCGCTGCTTCGAGATCGAGGCCCGCCTCATCGAGGAGCTCGACATCCCGGTGATGCACGACGACCAGCACGGCACCGCCGTGGTCGTGCTGGCCGCCCTGCTCAACGCCGCCGCACTGGTGGGCAAGGACCTGGCGGGACTGAAGGTCGTGATCGCCGGGGCCGGTGCGGCCGGGATCGCGATCACCGAGATCCTGCTGGCCCAGGGCACCGAGGACGTGGTGCTGATGGACTCCCGCGGGATCGTCTCGAGGGAGCGCGACGACCTCAACGAGATCAAGGCCGGCTACGCGGCCCGGACCAACCCGCGCGGGCTGATCGGCGGCCCGAAGGACGCCCTGGAGGGCGCGGACGTGTTCGTGGGGGTCTCGGGCGGGAAGATCCCCGAGGAGCACCTCACCGAGCTGGCCGAGGACGCGATCGTGTTCGCCCTGGCCAACCCGGATCCGGAGATCATGCCGGACGTCGCCGCGAAGTACGCCTCCGTGGTGGCCACCGGCCGGTCGGACTTCCCGAACCAGATCAACAACGTCCTGGCCTTCCCCGGGATCTTCCGCGGGGCCCTGGACGCCGGGGCCCGGCGGATCACCGCGGCGATGAAGCTGGCGGCCGCGAAGGCGATCGCGGCGATCGCCGAGCAGGACGGGCTGGCGCCCGAGCACATCGTGCCCTCGGCCCTGGACCCCCGGGTCGCCCCGGCCGTGGCGGAGGCCGTGGCCGCCGCCGCCCAGGAGACCGGGACCGCCCAGGGGACCGCGACCGCCTGA
- a CDS encoding superoxide dismutase: MAEKYTLPDLPYDYAALEPHISAKIMELHHDKHHATYVAGANTALEKMAEARAKGDAAAAAKLSKDLQFNLGGHVNHSVFWNNLSPEGGDKPTGELAAAIDDHFGSFDAFREHFTAAATTIQGSGWAILAYEPIGGNLVIEQMYDQQNGVPVATLPLLQLDMWEHAFYLDYQNVKADYVKAFWNIVNWADVQQRFEKARTGGASLV; the protein is encoded by the coding sequence GTGGCCGAGAAGTACACCCTTCCCGATCTGCCCTACGACTACGCGGCGCTCGAGCCCCACATCTCCGCGAAGATCATGGAGCTGCACCACGACAAGCACCACGCCACCTACGTGGCCGGCGCGAACACGGCGCTCGAGAAGATGGCGGAGGCCCGTGCCAAGGGCGACGCCGCCGCCGCGGCCAAGCTGTCCAAGGACCTCCAGTTCAACCTGGGCGGGCACGTCAACCACTCCGTCTTCTGGAACAACCTCTCCCCGGAGGGCGGCGACAAGCCGACCGGCGAGCTCGCCGCGGCGATCGACGACCACTTCGGCTCCTTCGACGCCTTCCGCGAGCACTTCACCGCCGCGGCCACCACGATCCAGGGCTCCGGCTGGGCGATCCTCGCCTACGAGCCGATCGGCGGCAACCTCGTCATCGAGCAGATGTACGACCAGCAGAACGGCGTCCCGGTCGCGACCCTCCCGCTGCTGCAGCTGGACATGTGGGAGCACGCCTTCTACCTCGACTACCAGAACGTCAAGGCCGACTACGTCAAGGCCTTCTGGAACATCGTGAACTGGGCCGACGTCCAGCAGCGCTTCGAGAAGGCGCGCACGGGCGGGGCCTCCCTGGTCTGA
- a CDS encoding SRPBCC family protein has translation MARRSTTFRLSHSTLVAAEPSLVERFVLDPGCFAAWRRGVRGEVQTSTPVLQLGTSIEFLGGFGPLRFPYVTIVSDHVPGELLALRTTRGLVDLDVVTRWRAVDGGTLVEAHLDGRCTAAKARLLPFVRAAIDRDNQLDLATFKRLLETGDFRFTVPSHLTPHPPRCTLENPPDFV, from the coding sequence ATGGCGCGCCGTTCCACGACGTTCCGGCTGTCGCACAGCACGCTCGTCGCGGCCGAGCCCTCCCTCGTGGAGCGGTTCGTGCTCGACCCGGGGTGCTTCGCCGCCTGGCGCCGGGGCGTGCGCGGCGAGGTGCAGACCAGCACCCCGGTGCTCCAGCTGGGGACGTCGATCGAGTTCCTCGGGGGCTTCGGCCCCCTGCGCTTCCCCTACGTCACCATCGTCTCCGACCACGTGCCCGGCGAGCTCCTGGCGCTGCGCACCACGCGCGGGCTCGTCGACCTGGACGTGGTGACCCGCTGGCGCGCCGTCGACGGCGGCACCCTGGTCGAGGCCCACCTCGACGGCCGGTGCACGGCCGCCAAGGCGCGGCTGCTGCCCTTCGTCCGCGCTGCGATCGACCGGGACAACCAGCTCGACCTCGCGACGTTCAAGCGGCTGCTCGAGACCGGGGACTTCCGCTTCACCGTGCCGTCCCACCTCACCCCGCACCCGCCGCGCTGCACCCTGGAGAACCCCCCGGACTTCGTCTGA